ATCGCCTGAAGGAAGATAGTCGAGCGTTTGCTGTGaacacaacagaaaatatttcACTGTGGAGTTGAGTTTGTCTTGTTTTATGTCTGCTGTCCGTAGCAGCTGTTCTCAACAGAGTCGACTCATTATATTCCTAGCTGGGCATTCATTTCCTACAGGAATATCCTTTATAACCTATTGGTACACCACAATAAAAACCTCCAGGTGTggtcatttattttcagttctgaTATTAATGCAAAAAACAGAAAGGTAAAATAAAGCTTGGGTAGTGTGAAAAACAACACATAGAGCAAAACCATCATACATGAACAAGATAATTCCTGAAATCACAATTGCTTGCACTGATCAAGCAATACTTTTCAAAAATTAGTTCCTCTTGAGAATTGAATAGATTTAGAGCTTTGAACAACACTGTTTGATCCACAGTGGAAAATCTCATCTGCTGCCatggaaacacagagaaaagtaGAAGTTCAGTCTTAAACCTGACTGGTTTTTTTGTgagcagcagaaacacagaaacaagtcTCACCATACAGCTGAAATTCTGTCACTTCCTcctgaatgtaaaaataaaacttataGGAACAGGCTTGTTTCACTATTTTAGCATTTCCTCTTAAAAACACAATGGGACCTAGGTGATAATTCCCTAAGTGATACAAATAAGGGGTGTTcattatttgtgttgtttttgtgttacattggttttaatattatatattcactgaaaaatattttttaaagtaaaagctaAGTGCTTTGCCTAAATTCCAAAAATTAAACCAGTCCACTGTTCAGACAAGTAAAATGATTTCATGGGGTTTGCTTTATTTCCCTTGTGATGTCTCATTGTTTAGTAACTGTCTGAGGTGTGATTATTCCCATGCCATTACTTCGAGGTTCATCAGCCTATATAGACTTACAAAGGACAGCAGCATACACTGCGTCTCTTAAAATGTATCAAAGGAATCATTTGAGACAAATGTGTGCATCAgttacacacaaaaataaagtcaTTCAACTCTGACTGCACTGATAATGGAATTGGCTGCTTAGTTGTAAAATAAGCATAAATACAACATATTTGTCTGAAAGTAGACTTCACAGTTCAtaataaaataggaaaaaaaatgtgatctttataaaacagatttttttttccctttcatgaTACTATGTTTTCCAGCTATATGAGACAAGGGCAAGATGTGCTTATTTTTTGTGTATTCTGTACAATCCTGCATATCTTTTGTCGAGTTATTCATATCCACTCAGTCCAACAGTACAATACAGTCGTTGGCACTGTACAATACAGCTACTGGAGCAGGAACACTGTCAGAGTGGTCTCATCCTCCTAGCACATTATGTACAGTATGCAGCTATAAGCAGTCTCAGGGATATCTGTGTTCTTTGTCAGTTACCCCTGAGTCACAGCCATTTCAGAGGGTGTCCATCACAACAGTGGCAGATGGCAGTTTGGTCTCTTACGCCAAGTTCAACTCAATCAGCCATTTCATGTCACTTGCATTCCTTTTCAAAGACTTCGTCAGGTCTCAACTTGTCAGACACCGTCATGGAAACCAGAACCATAAAGGCAGAATTAGTAAAAATATAGAAAGACTTAGATTTTTATCGCATAAATATGGTGCTTTCCTTATTAAACGgacacattttgtatttttccaacATTCGATCTAGTGCTAAACCCTTACAATTTATCGCTATAAAGTACTTTTGTCTGTctaagaaagtttaaaaaaagaaaaacatgaaacagtCCAGTGACAGAGTATTGTCTTGAAATCCATAAATTCTATATGGTCTGTCTCACAGTACACACTATTATAGGACACAGAGTTCTTGTCAGACCAGACTGCACATACAGAtggtagatggtgaagaggaggGCCTGGCATCACAAATGTCTACATGAGCTccttaaaaacagcaaatacaaaataaactaacatgTCCTGTTCccttattaaaaacaaatgtagcCTGAATATGGCCTTATGGGAAAGAGGATGAACTTGTGCCAATCCCCCAGCAAAGCCTATTGTTGTTTCAGCACAGCTGTTATGGTCTGTAGACACATTGGCATAGTGGTAACCATATTCCAAACATAAGAGACAACTGATGTGTGTAAACAGCATAATTAgttcctttttgttttagttcagttaatttgagaaaaaaaacaaaaacaaaaacaaaaaaaaaaaccctttacaTTTTTTGGAGGTGACAATCTCCAAATACACCTGCCGCACCAGTACTGTGGTTTAACACATTAAACACCGTCACCATGATTAAGGGTTCTTGAATATGGTTTCCAGCTAAATGTAGAATTTGTTAGATCCTaaagctttctttttcatgtgCACCTCAAGGCGCAGCAGCTTCATTTCAAACACCCATTTCGCACAGACCGGTATTAAACTTCTCTTGCAAGGTAGAGATTAGTAACTGGACCTACAAGTTTAGAGTTTTGCATCTGCAGGTGTAAATAACTGGACAGTTTCAATTGCATGTCACAAAATAGAGAGCCATGGCTCTTATTCCAAACTGGCATTTTAAAGGAACTAGTCCATCAGCTAGTGGCTTTGGATGCGTTATTGCATACTTTAACACAGGGGCCTAGTGCAGCTGCAAGgtagaaaaaccaaaaaagtgAACTATGTAGGACTAGTCTTGAGTACAATTGTGGCAGATAGGGCAGCAATGTTTTGCACAACACCTTTACAGACCACAAGGTTGAATAACTGGCTTTTTTGGATGTTGACGAAGGCTTCCGAAAAGTTCTGCAttgtaaagttgtgtttttgaagCCCACTGGGATGACATACAATTTCTGCAGTGCTTAAGATGcacaattaaattttaaaaaataaataaaaaaagagacagagccAATATATTACCAGCTTCTGTTGGACCGGTGCTCAAAAGGAACCGGCTGATCAAGCTTTAGTTCCAACTGTTGGTACAGATTCAGTTTAGCTAGCAGACAAGCTGAAACGCCTATAGAGAGCCTCCATCCAGTCAAACCTGCTCAGGATAAAAGGGCATTCAATGTTAGCTCCCAAGGCTGAGCAAAAGTTACACCgccaccccccccaaaaaaccaaaacaccacaTGCAcgtgaaatttacatttttttttattgtgcatattaaacaaatctTGCGCATTTCAGGTTTTACAACAGCTTGCTTGTGAGCATTACAGGTGACCGGAGTAGGGCTACAAATTGCCAAGTGCAGATTTGTCAGTTGTTTCCCCCCTGCTCATTGATGCACACAGATGACCAGATCCTAAAGGTGACATAAAGCCACACTGCCATACTGTACAGAGGGTCATCAAGCCAAGTGAATAGTGTGAGTTGTACAGCCATTTCTCAAGTAGGTTATGAAACTTGAAATGCATTTTGATAGAGACGAAGCTTGTCAAATGTACAGCACGTAGGAGGCCTGGTCTTCATGATGACTCTGCCTTCTCCTGTTCGATGACTGCAACAGGAGGTAGAAGGTTAGGGTCTCAGAGTTCCAGCATAGCAGACATGCTCTGGATTAAAGTCAGACGGTGTAGTACCTACCTTCTTTGGTTGGCAGTGGGTTTTTCTCTTGAGTCTCGGTCTTCTTCAGCTTGGTCTTGTCAAAGGTTGTAACCTCAGTGACGTCAGGCTTGTCAGACATGTTTGCAGAAGGTTCTAAAACAAAGAGACCCTTCTTATTAGGCTAATCAGCACACCCGAGCATGTGTAGTCAGACAGTTAAATTTCAAGGCATTGAGAATTTGAATACCGCCCCCCCCCACCCGGACTCATACAGTCGCTAGCGATCTCGATGCACACAACACTTTCAAGTACGGATGCTGCTACGCCGAATGCACTCCACAGTgaactttaattttaaacagGCGTTCTACAAATTcgtgtttaaaataataataaaaaaaacccccacaaagcAGTATGCTCATAAATTCCGCAGCTTAGGTCATTTACACTTTTACTTTGTTAAACGTCATGATGTAGTCATTGAGCCAAGAAACTGAAACCAGAGGAAATAAGGGCACATCAAGCTAAAGTTGAGCGCCGGTCAACtttaacaagaaacaaaaaacaaaaaaaagaggaacttACTTACAAGAGCACGACTCAGAGAAATCACAGGCTGCGCGTCCGGTTGTTGCAGGAGCAGAGTGCTAACGTCAGCCTCAATCacacaataaatacaatacCGTATGCAAATGAGCCTCTGACGTCACGACAAGGCTGCTTCGATACAaacgataaaaaaaagaaaaagtgaacattttttaatcttatatATAGTCTTGAAAACAAACGCTGATATCCCGAAACCATAgcgcaagtaaaaaaaacaaaaaacaaacaaacacctcaGAACATTCATTCAAATCGAGTGGCCATtagcaacagctgtgtgccatTAGCTTAATTAACGTCGTTTATTGATTTTCTCCGAACTCTACAAAAGGTGTCTGCATCACTACAGCGCCTTGTTTGCTCTTgtaaggaaaaataaatgtagcCGACAGTTAGTGGAACAATGACTTGAGGGTTTATTTGCAAACGGCACTCCCATTAAAACTGAATCAGTGGTGACACCGTATGGACAAAGTAGGTACTAACCAAACGTGGTGTAGCAGATTCCCTGGCTTCaagaatttgtatttttgttgttgttttttccccctaaacaGTAATTACTAAGTCCTAAAATGTCAGTAAAAACCCAAATGAAAGAGTAGGCTGTGCATAAGTTCAACTTGTAAcccataaaatatttattttcttatacAAAAACCAGATGGTAGTCTGCCAAAATTTACATCCACAAAatggaacacattttgaaaaggCTTTATTTGATAATATACAGCACATAACAGTTTCACATTTACAAATATTCGGTAGGCTGTGCTCTCTCAGCAATTATTAGCAAATAAGTTTTGTAGTTTCTTTGTTTATAAGTCGAGAGAAGTTTTAAAAGAACCAAGCAAGCAATGATGCATAAATCAATAGTTTTAAAACAAGACCTTCTTCACTTGGTGGTGAAGTATTTTGAATAGGTCTTGTTGTACATCACTTGATTATCTACTCTTATGACACTTTGCAGGTTTTGCCAAAACCAGGGCTCTGCGGCTGCTGTACGCGGCCACTCTACAACACTGCTCTCGCACAGTCGCTTCCTCAAGCGCAGAAAGTGAGAATGCTGCAGGACAGGCTCCAGCATTAGCAGTACTATCACATCCACATTTTCATCCAGCAGTCTTTGGTGGGCCAGATACATTGCTAGCTTGAAAGCACCGGTCTTAACGTAGCCCTTTGTTAAGACAAACAGAGTCTTGCGACTGTACTGGATGCTCTGGGTGAGGTTGTCCACCAGTGGGACTCCTGGGGGCCAGTCCCTCTCTTCCAGACACAGTGGATGTATCTTGTCTCCCTCTTCCTCCAGTTGCACCCGCAGATTGCTCATCACCCATTCAGAGACGTGTGGGTCTTTTGTATCATATGTCACAAAGACATCATAAATAGTATCTGGCGAGTTCAAGGATCTGTACCCTTTCAGCTTAGCTTTCATATAGTGTAGGACATAGGAAGCATCCCAGTAAAATAAGTGAGCAACTGTTGAAACAACCATGAAAAGAATAATGATAGAAGTTGTTAGAGTGTAGATCTGAAATGCCTGACTGGGATTTATACACTGATGAATGCTAAAATGTATCAATCCTTGTCCCTTTAAGTTCACTGGTGTGTTACATGTCACCTGAGTGGTCAGTCTTGGGATCTTTACATCATTCTGTTCAATCCATAAAATAAAGTCTATGGAATCACAAGTACACTCAAATGGATTTCCTTGTAGGAACAGAGTCAGGTTTGCAGGTCCTGATTTGAAGGTAGTTTCATTGACAATAGTCAATTTGTTGTTACTCAGGCTTAGAGTCGTGAGGCTTTTTAgactctttaaaaaacaattgtCTGCATGGAAAATGTGATTATGACTCAGGTCAAGGACAGTCAAAGTTTGTGTGATGTTTGAGTTAATAGTTGTTAAAGTAGACAGAGAATTGTAACTTAGGTCCAAAATTTGAAGTTGATGGAAAGGCAGTTTGTCCCAATTAACATCACTGAGTGAGTTATGACTTATGCGCAGTGTGGTGAGGTTATGTGGCAAATATTCATAAACATCATCTGGAATCTTTGCAATGCCATTAAAGGATATATCTAAAATTGTCAAATTAGAGAGATTAGTGAAAAGTTTCTTGTATGAGCTATCCCTGTCTTTCCAAAGTTTCCCTAGATGATTTTGTGCAAATATAAGTTCTGCTAATGATTTGCTATACATCTCTTTTGTTGTCAGTGTGGAAATCTCATTGTGACTCATATTAAGGACTCTTAGCACAGGTAGATTTTgtgtaaaatttaaattaagCGTTACCCCAAATGCTTCAAAGTAGTGTGAATTGTAACTGAGGTCTAGtacttgtaatttctttagttcTTTGAAGGCGTTGTTATAGGCCAGATCAACCCTATTGAAGGATAAGTCCAGATATGTCAGATTAGGCAACATCTTGAACTCTGTGCCATTAAGTGCCTGTGAAAATCCATTTCTGGAGAGGTTGAGACATGAAATATTTCCATAGCCCACAAACTGCTTTGGAGAAATGAAGAACAGATTATTTGAGCTGAGGATGAGCACTCGTCCAGAATTGGCGCATTCTTGCTTTGTATTCCTGTGTAGTACTTCATAAATTGAGTCTTTTGGAGTGAGTTTTACGAATGGTGACATAGAAACTTCTGAATTCTCATTATTTCTGTCTCTTAGAGTTGGTAGACTTTCTACTGTAGTGGGATATAACCTGTTTTCTCCGAGATATATCATTCTTAAGTGGGAAAGCTTGCTGAACACGGTAGGGTCAGAGTGAATAATGAAGTTAGTGCTTAAGTACAAATGAGACAGATTTTTCAGATTGTACAgaggtgtgagtgtgtctggtCCAATACTTTGGAATACCAAAGCATTCAAATGCAAACTTTTCAGTGACCTGAGCTGTGAAAAGTCTTTTGAAAGTGTTAATTTTTCTGGGTACAATCCGATAGCATAATTGAAAGACAGGTCAAGTTTTTCTAGCCTGTGAAGATAACTGAAAGCTTTAACCGATGTGTCCTCACCAGTTACGGCTTTTTGTAAAAAGTTAAATTCCAGAAACAATTGTGTAAGATTCGTTAGCGTTTGAAACCAAGAGGGATCAAGGTAATTTAGTGAGTTTCCTCCCAGGTTCAGTGTCTCCAGCTGTGTCAGTCTTTGAAATGCATCAGGATGTATGTCAATAGAACCGTTAGGGCAAGGAACACAAGGGTACGGAGCATTGTGACATCTTGGACAGTTGCCTTGTATATCAAGGAATTTGACATTTTCTAACCCTTGAAAATCATCTTTATATATGTTCTCTATTTTGTTGGTATCCAGACGTAAGATTGTAATTGACTGGGGTAGTCCTTTAGGAACATGGGTTAAGTTGTTATAAGACAAGTCCAggtatttcagttttttcagtaGTGCAAAAGTGTTTTCGCTGATAGCGACAGACTTCCCACAAGGGTTGCGGAAGTAGCAGTTTTTAGATAACAACAGCATTTTCATGTTTTGCAAGCCAATAAAGCTATTGTTCAGTTTATCCATGTTAACTTTGTTAATGTTTAGCTCAAGTCTTTCCACACTGTGGGGGAGATTGCGTGGAATTTCAGTCAGACAGTTGCCGCTCAGTCGTAGTTGCTTCAGTTTTGTCAGATTTTTGAAAGCATTTTCAGCGATCTTCAGTGCTCGGCATCCATAATCAGTCTTGGTGTTGTTTGCCCAGTTGAGATTCAGATGTGCCAGATTCAGCAGATTAGAGAGTGAATCAGCTTTAATACTCCTAATGACATTTTCTGACAAGTCTAGATCAGTGGCATTAGTAGTTATACCTTTTGGTACTTCCTCTAGATGGCGGCCTTTACAGTCAAATTTGACCGTATTTGAAGCATTGTTGGATATGACATCACAAGGAAACTGCCGTGTCATCCAGAAGGGTTTATGTGCAGCCAGCTGGACCTCATCATGGCAACACAGACAGAACAACAGCATCCAGCATTTGGTAATCTGTGAAAAATTGATGAAATCAGTTAACTGAAATAAtttaaagcttttgtttttggtCATATTATTTGGACTGACCCTGAATCAGTTAAGCTACTCCAGGACCCCTCGTGCCATACTAGCGCTTCTCCTTGattacattgttttcacttcccaTTTATTTATTAGCCTTGCATTTCTGCATGCATAAAGTTTGTCTCTACTCTTTCTCAGTATTTTCTCTtgtcctgtttgttgttttgtggccTCTCCATATTTCTCCCTTCCACTCAGCCCTCAAGCAGTACAGTAGCAGCAAATGGCTGCTGCTTCTTTAGCCTAGTTTACCCTCCCTCCTTTACCTAGTCCTTGGTCATAGAGTCTTGTCTGCTTGTTTGGGTTCTTGCTCTAATTTTGTTGAGTTTGTGCCTTTCTAAATTACTTCAAGGTTCAGACTAATATTTTGATCTGTGAGCCCCAGATTATACACTCACTGCAGCAAAAGATGTTCTTGGCCCAATTAGACTGTAAGTCATGACATCCAAGAACTACAGAGATGTTTTGAGAGAAAACATAttgataagataaaataagatgcctattatatattatagtatttgtttgaaataaaatatgaagcCGACTCGCATTCCACATTCATTATatgcagtttatttttaattgttatttatttaactgtgATAAAAGGCATTTCTTTTTTGGCTCATGATGATTTGGAGATCTGGAtggccaaaagaaaacaacaactcaTTTGTTTGAACGCTTGCTGTTGGGCAGTTTTAAAGCTGTTCAAGTGCAAACAGGTTTAATCACAAAAAATACAGTGGAATAAAAGATTTGTGGATATATAGTGTAAGTGAATGAGGCCCATTGATGTTACAAAGTAAGCTTGAAGAAAATTGTATGTAAGTATGGCATCACTTCTACCCAGCAGGTGCCAATAAATCGTAAATCAAATTGTAGCTGGAAAGACTGTTCCTGTTTTTTGTCACACTTgggaaaaatattaaatattaaaattactgAACAGTTTGTGTAATTTGTGAGTAATTTTTAATGTACATTTTAATGTAATTGGCCAACAAATACCAAataccaaaaaaacccaaataccAAAGGCCATTTCCAAAGTAAATTAAGTCAACTGTACAGGTTTTTAGAATCAAATAAATctatgaaacattttgtcaccaAAATCCTGAAACtagaaaaataatcaaaaataataCAGATAAAAGAAATTATAGCATATAAAGGTAATCagaaatttaataaaatgtaaaaatgtaagtaaatataaagaacagaaacaaaataaaactcaccATTTTTTCTCCACTATATTGATCCCTGAATGACAATTTGCAAAATTATGCTAGTGtgcttcaattttttttctcaattgtAAGACTTGAAAGTTTCTTGTCTTTTATTAATGATTTTGTTACAGATGACCCTGTTTGTTCCCTTcaagacaaataaaaaagaaacaccctATTAAAACTACATGATAAGCTGTGTGAGGGAAGTAGCCCGTTAATTGAAGAACTGCATCTTTTTCATTTCCCTCCTTCAAAAATGCCAGTTTATTTGTCAGCCAAGATGAACACTGGAATGCCAGTAAACACAGCAACAGTGCATAGTGCCAGTCAGTTCTTCAGATTATGTGAAGTAATATggagtttaaaaatgacatatttcTTAGACATTAATATGACATTAGTAATATATGGCCTCacacactgatttatttttgagtgGGACACTGAATTTAGGGCTAATTTGCAAAATGCACTGTATTAAAACTGTGTCACTTGCACCACCTTACGGACAATCTCAAAAATTTCCAAATGTGAAATAACAGATGAAAGCATGCAAGTTATATTACACATACTGTGTCGATATGGATTTTTAATAATGGACTGCAATTTAGGATCTGTCACTTTTGTACTAGATTTCTCTTTTGTTAACTGTTAAACCTGGTACTGGTGtcactcagcacagatgttttctAACATAGAAACCAGAGACTAGAGTATAAAATCTACATCtgcaaaatgccacacattttattttattttatttttttattaatgcacTGCAGACAGATTACACAAGATTTATTATGCTTTCTCAGCAAATATAAGAAAAttagttttttattgttttcttattaGATTCAGACAAAGAAGAAATCGTTTAAAAGAACCAAATAAGCATTGCTCTAAAGAACAGTGATTTTAAAGCAGGACCATGTTATTGTCTGCAGACTGGAATTACAAATCAGTCCCAGGCAGATAAGTGATGATTATCCTTCTTCACTTAGTGGTGAAGCATTTTGAATAAGTCAATAACTCAACAACTATAAGAAAATTAGTTCTTAAAAACAGTTCAGTCAAAgaagaaacactttaaaaagacCAAACAAGAAATGATATATAAAAGCACTGGTTATATAACAAGCTCATGTTATTATACTTCTTCATTTGGTGGTGAAATATTTTGAATAGGTCTTGTTGTACATCACTTGATTATCTACTCTTATGACAGTTCTCAGGTTTTGCCAAAACCAGGGCTCTGCGGCTGCTGTTCGCGGCCACTCTACAACACTGCTCTCGCACAGTCGCTTCCTCAAGCGCAGAAAGTGAGAATGCTGCAGGACAGGCTCCAGCATTAGCAGTACTATCACATCCACATTTTCATCCAGCAGTCTTTGGTGGGCCAGATACATTGCTAGCTTGAAAGCACCGGTCTTAACGTAGCCCTTTGTTAAGACAAACAGAGTCTTGCGACTGTACTGGATGCTCTGGGTGAGGTTGTCCACCAGTGGGACTCCTGGGGGCCAGTCCCTCTCTTCCAGACACAGTGGATGTATCTTGTCTCCCTCTTCCTCCAGTTGCACCCGCAGATTGCTCATCACCCACTCAGAGACGTGTGGGTCTTTTGTATCATATGTCACAAAGACATCATAAATAGTATCTGGCGAGTTCAAGGATCTGTACCCTTTCAGCTTAGCTTTCATATAGTGTAGGACATAGGAAGCATCCCAGTAAAATAAGTGAGCAACTGTTGAAACAATCATGAAAAGAATAATGATAGAAGTTGTTAGAGCGTAGATCTGCTTTGCCTGTTCCGCATTTACACACTGACTAATGTTAAAACGTATCAGTATTTTGTTCCTCTGGTTCACTGGTGTGTTACATGTCACCTGAGTGGTGAGTCTTGGGATCTTTACATCACTCTGTTCAATCCATAAAATAAAGTCTATGGAATCACAAGTACACTCAAATGGATTTCCTTGTAGGAACAAAGTCTGAAATTCAGGTCCTGATTTGAAGGTAGTTCGATTGACAATAGTAAGTTTGTTGTTTCTAAGGCTGAGAGTCCTGAGGCTTTTCAAACTCTGTAAAAAACCATTGTGCACTTGGGAAATGTGATTATGACTCAGGTCAAGGAAAGTCAGAGTTTGTGTGATGTTTGAGTTAATAGTTGTTAAAGTAGACAgatgattgtagctcaggtctAAACTCTGTAGTTGGTGGAAAGGCAGTTTGTCCCAGCTAAAATCGCTGAGGCAGTTATGACTTATGCGCAGTGTGGTGAGGTTACGTGGCAAATATTCATAAACATCTTCTGGAATCTTTGCAATGCCATTAAAGGATATATCTAAAATTGTCAAATTAGAAAGATTAGTGAAAAGTTTCTTGTATGTGCTATCCCTGTCTTTCCAAAGTTTCCCTAAATTATTGTGTGTAAATATAAGTTCTGCTAATGATTTGCTATACATTTCTTTTGTTGTCAGTGTGGAAATCTCATTATGACTCATATTAAGGACTCTTAGCACAGGTAGATTTTGTGT
This genomic window from Astatotilapia calliptera chromosome 16, fAstCal1.2, whole genome shotgun sequence contains:
- the tmsb4x gene encoding thymosin beta-4 is translated as MSDKPDVTEVTTFDKTKLKKTETQEKNPLPTKEVIEQEKAESS
- the LOC113008045 gene encoding toll-like receptor 8 isoform X1; this encodes MITKCWMLLFCLCCHDEVQLAAHKPFWMTRQFPCDVISNNASNTVKFDCKGRHLEEVPKGITTNATDLDLSENVIRSIKADSLSNLLNLAHLNLNWANNTKTDYGCRALKIAENAFKNLTKLKQLRLSGNCLTEIPRNLPHSVERLELNINKVNMDKLNNSFIGLQNMKMLLLSKNCYFRNPCGKSVAISENTFALLKKLKYLDLSYNNLTHVPKGLPQSITILRLDTNKIENIYKDDFQGLENVKFLDIQGNCPRCHNAPYPCVPCPNGSIDIHPDAFQRLTQLETLNLGGNSLNYLDPSWFQTLTNLTQLFLEFNFLQKAVTGEDTSVKAFSYLHRLEKLDLSFNYAIGLYPEKLTLSKDFSQLRSLKSLHLNALVFQSIGPDTLTPLYNLKNLSHLYLSTNFIIHSDPTVFSKLSHLRMIYLGENRLYPTTVESLPTLRDRNNENSEVSMSPFVKLTPKDSIYEVLHRNTKQECANSGRVLILSSNNLFFISPKQFVGYGNISCLNLSRNGFSQALNGTEFKMLPNLTYLDLSFNRVDLAYNNAFKELKKLQVLDLSYNSHYFEAFGVTLNLNFTQNLPVLRVLNMSHNEISTLTTKEMYSKSLAELIFAQNHLGKLWKDRDSSYKKLFTNLSNLTILDISFNGIAKIPDDVYEYLPHNLTTLRISHNSLSDVNWDKLPFHQLQILDLSYNSLSTLTTINSNITQTLTVLDLSHNHIFHADNCFLKSLKSLTTLSLSNNKLTIVNETTFKSGPANLTLFLQGNPFECTCDSIDFILWIEQNDVKIPRLTTQVTCNTPVNLKGQGLIHFSIHQCINPSQAFQIYTLTTSIIILFMVVSTVAHLFYWDASYVLHYMKAKLKGYRSLNSPDTIYDVFVTYDTKDPHVSEWVMSNLRVQLEEEGDKIHPLCLEERDWPPGVPLVDNLTQSIQYSRKTLFVLTKGYVKTGAFKLAMYLAHQRLLDENVDVIVLLMLEPVLQHSHFLRLRKRLCESSVVEWPRTAAAEPWFWQNLQSVIRVDNQVMYNKTYSKYFTTK